In Halalkalicoccus subterraneus, one DNA window encodes the following:
- a CDS encoding TetR/AcrR family transcriptional regulator encodes MSDYPKTEQRIREAAFRALITHGYADLSIKDIGDELGQNPSLIYHYFDSKDELLLSMLDVFIEIFVGQRAEQPITNPEAELQRFIEQILHPQSEQVEQVMFSPPSDIQKGTSRVFVELWAHATWDDEFRAETTRVENRLRETVTQILRAGIERERFRPVEPELTADHLLFLLKQTIHTRTTTNRDGITERGRTILDGVVDDISIES; translated from the coding sequence ATGAGTGACTATCCTAAAACTGAACAACGTATTAGAGAAGCGGCCTTCCGTGCACTCATTACACATGGCTATGCGGATCTCTCGATCAAAGATATCGGTGATGAGCTCGGCCAAAATCCGTCCCTGATATACCATTACTTCGATAGCAAAGACGAACTTCTCCTCTCGATGCTCGATGTCTTTATCGAGATATTTGTCGGTCAGCGAGCCGAACAGCCGATTACTAACCCGGAAGCGGAGCTACAACGGTTTATCGAGCAGATTCTCCATCCACAATCGGAGCAGGTCGAACAGGTCATGTTTTCTCCTCCATCAGACATACAAAAGGGGACCTCGCGGGTGTTCGTCGAACTGTGGGCACACGCAACGTGGGACGACGAGTTCCGGGCAGAAACGACACGGGTGGAGAACCGGCTCAGGGAAACTGTCACGCAGATACTCCGTGCGGGCATCGAACGCGAACGGTTCCGGCCAGTGGAGCCGGAGCTGACGGCGGATCACCTTCTCTTCCTGCTCAAGCAGACGATCCATACTCGTACGACGACGAATCGGGACGGCATTACCGAACGTGGTCGGACGATCCTTGATGGCGTGGTAGACGACATTTCCATCGAGAGTTAG
- a CDS encoding SDR family NAD(P)-dependent oxidoreductase: MNGLDGKTAVVTGAASGIGRASARRFAEEGANVVVADIDAAAGRETVDLIEDASGSATFAEIDVSDLKSVERMIDVAVDTYGSLDFAHNNAGILTGFSGVADITDEEWERIIAINLKGIWTCMKAELSIMERQGGGAIVNTASEAGLVGMGGLSSYSASKHGVVGLTKSAALEYASRDIRINAIAPGPTKTNIQSGLLGGSGKSSITLLDRIGMAVELVRMAIQTIGADYDTSAMRDVPMDRIAEPKEMAGVVAFLCSFDASYMTGHTLPVDGGQAAD; the protein is encoded by the coding sequence ATGAATGGACTAGATGGGAAGACGGCTGTCGTAACGGGAGCCGCATCAGGAATTGGGCGTGCATCGGCACGACGCTTTGCCGAGGAAGGGGCGAACGTCGTCGTCGCGGACATCGATGCGGCGGCTGGCCGTGAGACAGTTGATCTGATCGAGGATGCCAGCGGTAGTGCAACGTTCGCTGAGATTGATGTCTCTGATCTTAAATCAGTCGAGCGGATGATCGACGTTGCGGTTGACACTTATGGAAGCCTTGATTTTGCGCATAACAATGCAGGAATCCTCACGGGCTTTTCAGGGGTTGCCGATATCACGGACGAAGAGTGGGAACGGATCATCGCTATCAACCTGAAAGGCATTTGGACTTGCATGAAGGCCGAGCTCTCTATCATGGAGAGACAGGGCGGTGGCGCGATCGTCAACACGGCCTCCGAGGCTGGCTTAGTGGGGATGGGTGGGCTCTCCAGCTATTCGGCTAGCAAACATGGCGTCGTCGGTCTGACGAAATCAGCCGCTCTTGAGTACGCTAGTCGTGACATTCGAATCAACGCGATCGCTCCGGGTCCCACGAAGACGAATATCCAATCAGGTCTGCTAGGTGGGTCCGGTAAGTCGTCGATAACTCTACTGGACCGAATTGGAATGGCAGTCGAACTAGTTCGAATGGCAATCCAAACGATCGGAGCCGACTACGATACGTCCGCCATGCGAGACGTGCCGATGGACCGAATCGCCGAGCCCAAAGAGATGGCCGGTGTGGTCGCGTTCCTCTGTTCATTCGACGCATCCTACATGACGGGCCACACGCTGCCCGTTGACGGCGGTCAGGCGGCTGATTGA
- a CDS encoding cytochrome P450 family protein has protein sequence MITTDPPEHNRLRGFIDERFQPGAIREYQLQVEKVTAKLLDDLDNKQQFDFVNEFAIPVPVIVIAELLGIPADRREQFKEWSDALVSRPEDDTQEEIQRVQQGQQQAQQKMERYFAKLLEERQGGDGDDLVTLAANAEDLSRGERVRFCILLLLAGNITTTNLLTNTIWSLEEAGITNDVRTGTVNREQAIEAALRYRSPIQSLKRIATEDVKLNDQHIQTGDVLTLCLGAHLARMEADVALGQLLERFDRLDADLSDLQPLSSLYSLESLPCDVRIDAHPEG, from the coding sequence ATGATCACGACGGACCCGCCAGAACATAATCGCCTTCGAGGATTTATTGACGAACGATTCCAGCCGGGAGCGATACGGGAGTATCAGCTCCAAGTAGAGAAAGTAACAGCAAAATTGCTGGATGACCTTGATAACAAGCAGCAATTCGATTTCGTTAACGAGTTTGCGATTCCGGTTCCGGTCATCGTTATCGCTGAACTACTGGGAATCCCCGCTGATCGCCGCGAGCAGTTCAAGGAGTGGTCGGATGCACTCGTTTCGCGGCCCGAAGACGATACACAAGAAGAGATACAACGGGTCCAGCAGGGACAGCAACAGGCCCAACAGAAGATGGAGAGGTACTTTGCAAAATTACTGGAAGAGCGCCAGGGGGGCGACGGCGACGACCTCGTTACGCTTGCAGCGAACGCAGAGGACCTATCCAGAGGAGAAAGGGTTAGGTTCTGTATCCTCCTCCTTCTCGCAGGCAATATTACGACGACAAACCTCCTCACCAATACGATCTGGTCACTTGAGGAAGCGGGGATCACAAACGACGTTCGGACAGGGACAGTCAATCGCGAACAAGCTATCGAAGCAGCACTCCGATATCGATCCCCGATCCAGTCGCTAAAACGAATCGCGACAGAGGACGTCAAGCTGAACGACCAGCATATCCAGACCGGAGATGTTCTGACACTCTGTTTGGGTGCTCATCTCGCACGGATGGAAGCAGACGTAGCTTTGGGGCAATTGCTTGAACGCTTCGACCGGCTGGACGCGGATCTATCGGATCTCCAGCCGTTGAGTAGTCTCTATAGTCTCGAATCGCTTCCCTGTGACGTGCGTATAGATGCTCATCCCGAAGGATAG
- a CDS encoding trimeric intracellular cation channel family protein, whose protein sequence is MSQDLIGVLFGDPFAVMNTIGLVAFALVGSAKAIREEFDLFGIAVVGLAMAFAGGVTRDLLVNRIPLALQSPVEIGLGLLGVSLAIAVSAVLRSPDSHPLTLFADAIGLAAFATTGAIVATGAGVSAFGVVAIATINAAGGGAIADILLDRSPFILFEDFYATCAVFGGSAYWIIESIGATDSTAAIVCAAVTVGTRLAAATYGWNIPSVQTLGLLDK, encoded by the coding sequence GTGAGCCAGGATCTCATTGGAGTACTCTTCGGTGACCCATTTGCGGTTATGAACACAATCGGTTTAGTTGCATTTGCGCTGGTTGGATCGGCCAAGGCGATTCGGGAAGAGTTCGATCTGTTTGGTATTGCTGTCGTCGGGCTAGCAATGGCGTTTGCCGGGGGAGTGACACGGGATCTCCTTGTGAATCGTATCCCCTTAGCGCTCCAATCACCGGTCGAGATCGGTCTGGGACTCCTTGGTGTCAGCTTAGCGATCGCAGTGAGTGCTGTTCTGCGGTCACCAGATAGTCATCCACTGACACTTTTCGCTGACGCTATTGGACTTGCTGCCTTCGCTACGACAGGTGCGATTGTTGCGACCGGAGCAGGTGTCTCAGCCTTTGGTGTCGTTGCTATTGCGACGATCAATGCAGCAGGTGGCGGGGCAATTGCAGATATTCTTCTTGACCGGTCTCCGTTCATCCTCTTTGAGGATTTCTACGCGACGTGTGCAGTATTCGGCGGAAGTGCGTACTGGATCATCGAAAGTATTGGAGCAACCGACAGTACCGCTGCCATAGTGTGTGCGGCAGTAACTGTCGGAACTCGGCTGGCCGCAGCTACGTATGGTTGGAATATCCCCTCAGTGCAGACATTGGGACTCTTAGACAAGTGA
- a CDS encoding cytochrome P450 yields MDPFPWYETMRETKPVRYDERRECWDLFRYEDVKRTLSDYETFTSTGASDFDPNGNLGTLLIDEDPPEHDRLRGVVEEYFRPGNLRGLRPSIRSIVDDRLDQALEDGNEIDAISELTAPVTISTISRLLGVPEDDWDLVRQWSSTMISDESGRDAIMEGIGKMYEYFSGLLEDRRRNPESDLISVIAGSESVGEPTLSPSEQRAFCVFLFLAGHSTTTHAVGNALWTLEETGEYERLRDGELDWQMMFNEVLRYRGPVQSISGRRTTEVVELNGTEIPKGERVVSWIGSANRDPAVFDDPEEFYPTRTPNRHIAFGFGPHYCLGAPLAKLEGDVILDAVTDHVERLEVDEGPSESVELATSYGFDRLPMTFHPRS; encoded by the coding sequence ATGGACCCGTTTCCGTGGTACGAGACGATGCGCGAGACCAAACCCGTGCGCTATGATGAGCGTCGTGAATGTTGGGATCTCTTTCGCTACGAGGATGTCAAGCGGACTCTCTCCGATTACGAGACGTTCACCTCAACGGGTGCGTCAGATTTCGATCCGAACGGAAATCTGGGTACTCTCCTTATTGACGAGGATCCGCCAGAGCACGATCGGCTTCGAGGCGTTGTCGAGGAGTACTTTCGACCTGGAAACCTCAGGGGTCTTCGCCCGTCAATTCGATCGATTGTCGACGATCGCCTTGATCAGGCACTCGAAGACGGAAATGAAATCGACGCTATCAGCGAGTTGACCGCCCCGGTGACCATCTCGACCATTTCCCGGCTCCTCGGCGTTCCTGAAGACGACTGGGACCTAGTCAGGCAATGGTCAAGTACGATGATCAGTGATGAAAGTGGACGCGATGCCATCATGGAAGGGATTGGGAAGATGTACGAATATTTTAGCGGTCTCTTGGAGGACCGTCGCCGGAATCCGGAAAGCGACCTGATCTCAGTCATCGCGGGCTCGGAGTCGGTTGGCGAACCGACTCTCTCCCCATCTGAACAGCGGGCGTTCTGTGTCTTCCTCTTTCTTGCCGGCCACTCCACGACGACACACGCCGTCGGAAACGCCCTGTGGACCCTCGAAGAGACCGGGGAGTACGAGCGGCTTCGTGACGGAGAGCTCGACTGGCAGATGATGTTCAACGAGGTCCTCCGATATCGAGGACCGGTGCAGTCGATCTCCGGGCGGCGAACTACCGAAGTGGTCGAACTCAATGGAACGGAGATCCCTAAAGGTGAACGGGTCGTCTCCTGGATCGGGTCTGCCAATCGGGATCCAGCCGTCTTCGATGATCCTGAGGAATTCTATCCTACTCGAACACCGAATCGTCACATCGCGTTCGGATTCGGGCCCCACTACTGTCTCGGGGCCCCGCTGGCGAAATTAGAGGGGGACGTCATCCTCGACGCCGTCACGGATCACGTCGAACGACTTGAAGTCGACGAGGGTCCTTCTGAATCCGTCGAACTGGCGACCAGCTACGGATTCGATCGGCTCCCAATGACGTTTCATCCACGTAGCTAG
- the gvpL gene encoding gas vesicle protein GvpL translates to MSDSLYTYCFADIEAEIEDKQSFGSGVDDEPVSVLLEQGIGAVVHKCAAEAYDTDEREQAETWIKQHNETIERVAAELGPALPMTFDTIFESEDAVRRFLADHIEQISERLETLAQMDEYGVRIYCEEELLIEEADQSSVTEDAGGAAFFEEMKRDKQRQREIAENVKARFQSYFQRIDSVVDKITEEDLDDDLDEERGRNVLTVSCLVSDHEIQGLKQVLDEINDEDGVEIVFTGPWLPYSFVGSLGPTAANTKVTENGA, encoded by the coding sequence TTTCGCTGATATCGAAGCGGAGATCGAAGATAAGCAATCGTTCGGAAGCGGAGTCGATGATGAACCCGTTTCGGTGCTCCTCGAGCAGGGAATCGGAGCTGTCGTCCACAAGTGTGCGGCTGAAGCATACGATACCGACGAGAGAGAACAGGCAGAGACGTGGATTAAACAGCACAATGAGACCATCGAACGTGTAGCAGCCGAACTCGGGCCTGCCCTTCCAATGACGTTCGATACGATCTTCGAGAGCGAAGATGCCGTACGGCGTTTTCTTGCTGATCACATCGAGCAGATCTCTGAGCGATTGGAAACACTGGCCCAAATGGACGAATACGGAGTCCGTATCTATTGTGAAGAAGAGTTACTGATCGAGGAAGCGGATCAATCCTCTGTAACTGAAGACGCTGGTGGCGCAGCGTTTTTCGAGGAAATGAAACGGGATAAACAGCGCCAACGGGAGATAGCTGAGAACGTGAAAGCCCGTTTCCAGTCCTATTTCCAGCGGATTGATTCAGTTGTTGACAAAATTACTGAAGAAGATCTTGATGACGACCTCGACGAAGAGCGGGGACGGAACGTTCTCACGGTATCCTGTCTCGTCTCCGATCACGAGATACAGGGACTAAAACAGGTACTAGATGAAATCAACGATGAGGATGGCGTCGAAATTGTATTTACAGGCCCCTGGCTTCCCTACTCGTTTGTAGGATCACTAGGACCCACTGCAGCCAATACTAAGGTCACTGAAAATGGAGCCTAA
- the gvpJ gene encoding gas vesicle protein GvpJ, whose translation MEPKDESVEEGVAGLLNRALNKGAILNADLLITVNDIPLVAVRLQAAIANMELMVKYGIMTDWDPAVRHIDDEYLAQHGRDPTVNDTPTEEDSHHRELDSQE comes from the coding sequence ATGGAGCCTAAAGACGAATCCGTCGAAGAAGGTGTTGCTGGTCTCTTGAATCGAGCGTTAAACAAAGGGGCAATTCTCAATGCTGATCTCTTGATTACGGTAAATGATATTCCACTCGTGGCCGTACGTCTCCAGGCAGCGATCGCTAATATGGAACTGATGGTCAAATACGGTATCATGACTGATTGGGACCCCGCAGTGCGCCATATTGACGATGAGTATCTTGCTCAGCACGGAAGAGATCCGACTGTCAATGATACTCCTACCGAAGAAGATAGTCACCACAGAGAGCTCGATTCACAGGAATAA